In the genome of Raphanus sativus cultivar WK10039 chromosome 4, ASM80110v3, whole genome shotgun sequence, one region contains:
- the LOC108820879 gene encoding cysteine-rich receptor-like protein kinase 15, translated as MSSQASFILIFLFSFLTTSFRTTAESPSFVHHLCRNTTRYSANSIYSTNLKTLWSSLSSANASYSTGFQNATAGQAPNLVTGLFLCRGDVSPEDCRDCVSLSVKDIAAKCTNQREAIIYYDECMLRYSDQSVFSNLTVADGFLMYNDYETAPKDVDLFKKLALTTMTEAAFEAANSSRYFLTRKAKAIDFKDLYFLVQCTPDLTRDDCLFCLLESINGLHFENIGSRLLFPSCNSRYENYKFYNETEVNTTTTILPPPPPLAASTTPRPRKGGNSKVLAIAILVAIIMALLLSIAGYCFLAKRKKKTSDNAPTFYGDDMTTVDSLQLDYRTIQAATNDYSENNKIGQGGFGEVYKGTFLNGTEVAVKRLSKSSGQGETEFKNEVVVVAKLQHRNLVKLMGFSLEREERILVYEYVPNKSLDYFLFDSTKKGQLYWTRRYKIVEGITRGMLYLHQDSRLTIIHRDLKTSNILLDGDMNPKIADFGMARIFGMEQTQENTNRIVGTHGYMSPEYVIHGQFSMKSDVYSFGVLVLEIITGRKNSSFYERDGAHNLVTYAWRLWNNKTELDLVDPVIVDNCQMSEVVRCIHIGLLCVQEDPIERPTFSTILMMLTSNSVILPVPQQPGFVIQTKPKKDLPDSNQSTMTKSGIRSVGDASGH; from the exons ATGTCTTCTCAAGCCTCTTTCATCCTCATTTTCCTTTTCTCCTTCCTCACTACTAGCTTCCGAACTACTGCTGAAAGTCCCTCCTTCGTACACCATCTTTGTCGGAATACGACAAGGTATTCAGCGAACAGCATTTACTCCACCAATCTCAAAACACTTTGGTCCTCTCTCTCTTCCGCCAACGCCTCATACTCCACCGGATTCCAAAACGCCACGGCCGGACAAGCCCCAAACCTGGTCACCGGGCTTTTCCTCTGCCGGGGAGACGTCTCGCCGGAAGATTGTCGTGACTGCGTCTCCCTTTCCGTCAAAGACATCGCAGCCAAGTGCACGAATCAGAGAGAGGCCATTATCTATTACGATGAGTGTATGCTCAGATACTCTGACCAGAGCGTTTTCTCGAACCTCACAGTCGCTGACGGGTTTTTGATGTATAACGATTACGAAACCGCACCTAAGGATGTAGACCTGTTCAAAAAACTGGCGTTGACCACAATGACGGAAGCTGCCTTTGAAGCGGCGAACAGTTCTCGATATTTCTTAACGAGAAAGGCCAAGGCGATCGACTTCAAGGATTTGTACTTCCTGGTTCAGTGCACTCCTGATCTGACAAGAGATGACTGTTTGTTCTGTCTACTAGAATCCATAAACGGTTtgcattttgaaaatattggGTCGAGGCTTCTTTTTCCTAGCTGTAACTCTAGGTACGAAAATTACAAGTTCTACAACGAAACCGAAGTTAATACAACTACAACTATCCTGCCACCTCCACCACCCCTAGCTGCGTCTACTACTCCACGACCTA GGAAAGGTGGTAATTCAAAAGTGTTAGCCATAGCCATCCTTGTGGCTATTATAATGGCTTTGCTACTTTCCATAGCTGGTTATTGTTTCCTTGCAAAGAGGAAAAAGAAGACTTCTGATAATGCACCAACCTTTTATG GAGATGATATGACAACGGTAGACTCGCTGCAACTTGATTATAGAACAATTCAAGCTGCAACAAATGATTATTCAGAAAATAATAAGATCGGGCAAGGTGGATTTGGCGAGGTTTACAAG GGTACATTTTTGAATGGGACTGAAGTTGCTGTAAAGAGACTGTCAAAATCATCGGGACAAGGTGAAACAGAGTTCAAAAAcgaggttgttgttgttgcaaaGCTTCAGCACAGAAATTTGGTAAAGCTTATGGGGTTTTCTCTAGAACGAGAAGAAAGAATATTAGTCTATGAATATGTGCCCAACAAAAGCCTTGACTACTTCCTCTTTG ACTCTACAAAGAAGGGCCAGCTATACTGGACACGGCGATACAAGATCGTTGAAGGGATTACTAGAGGGATGCTATATCTTCATCAAGATTCACGACTCACAATCATACACCGTGACCTCAAAACAAGCAATATTCTTCTGGATGGAGATATGAATCCAAAAATTGCTGATTTTGGAATGGCAAGGATCTTTGGAATGGAGCAAACTCAGGAAAACACAAACAGAATTGTCGGTACCCA CGGTTACATGTCTCCCGAATATGTTATCCATGGCCAGTTCTCAATGAAATCCGATGTCTATAGCTTCGGAGTGTTAGTTCTTGAGATTATAACTGGTAGGAAAAATAGTAGCTTCTATGAGAGAGACGGTGCACATAACTTGGTCACATAT GCTTGGAGACTCTGGAATAACAAAACAGAGTTAGACCTTGTGGATCCAGTAATAGTAGATAATTGTCAGATGAGTGAAGTGGTTCGATGCATCCATATTGGTCTTTTATGTGTTCAAGAAGATCCTATAGAGCGTCCGACCTTTTCAACCATTTTGATGATGCTCACTAGTAACAGTGTGATTTTACCAGTGCCTCAACAACCAGGGTTTGTCATTCAGACTAAACCGAAAAAAGATCTGCCTGATTCGAATCAATCTACGATGACCAAGTCTGGTATAAGGTCTGTTGGTGATGCATCTGGTCACTGA
- the LOC108839076 gene encoding uncharacterized protein LOC108839076: MAWMVGDGELISAWNDPWLSSSQQLRPMGPVPEAYVTLKVSDLMLDGSTEWDQAKVRHIFPELAETILSIKPSCLGAPDKQFWVHTRDGVYTIKSGYTAAVEWRAEREDRPQPSHAINWNKGVWNLKTAPKIQLLVWKALRGALPVGEQLLARQVTTDPACKRCGKLESIDHLLFQCEFAEQVWKEAPFLQQVDMRRLLDLDSDWMHLITNPCLPPVGIVTGQLASWIVWALWTARNKLIFTKKLYSVEEVITHAVSAAREWLNAQEKEQRQNPMIRVKKAPNPRDIVVQTDAAWKGDSRTMGLGWTIKTGESFNFQSVNRFVNSPLAAEGLAAREAIKKCKELGLRRIRIESDSAQLIKALNSTMDPPEIYGIITDIRIVCLAFESVSFSWIPRAGNSVADGLAKHALALYQVV, encoded by the coding sequence ATGGCTTGGATGGTAGGAGATGGAGAGCTTATAAGCGCCTGGAACGATCCATGGCTTAGCTCTTCACAGCAGCTCAGACCTATGGGACCGGTCCCGGAAGCTTATGTAACCCTCAAAGTCTCTGACCTAATGCTTGATGGATCAACTGAATGGGACCAGGCTAAGGTTCGGCATATCTTTCCGGAACTAGCAGAGACTATCCTAAGCATCAAACCAAGTTGTCTAGGGGCTCCGGACAAACAATTCTGGGTTCACACTCGAGATGGAGTCTACACTATCAAGTCAGGGTACACAGCAGCGGTTGAGTGGCGAGCGGAAAGAGAGGACAGACCTCAGCCAAGCCACGCTATCAACTGGAACAAAGGCGTCTGGAACTTGAAGACAGCCCCAAAGATCCAACTCCTAGTTTGGAAGGCATTACGCGGAGCTCTCCCAGTGGGAGAACAACTCCTTGCACGTCAAGTTACCACTGATCCAGCATGTAAAAGGTGCGGAAAACTCGAATCAATTGATCATCTCCTCTTTCAATGCGAATTTGCGGAGCAAGTTTGGAAAGAGGCCCCGTTCTTACAACAAGTTGATATGAGACGATTGCTAGATTTGGATTCTGACTGGATGCATCTGATTACTAACCCCTGTTTACCACCTGTGGGGATTGTAACGGGCCAACTAGCTTCGTGGATAGTGTGGGCACTCTGGACAGCTCGCAACAAGCTGATATTCACCAAAAAGTTGTACTCTGTAGAGGAAGTGATAACCCATGCGGTATCTGCAGCGCGAGAATGGTTGAACGCACAGGAGAAAGAACAGAGGCAGAACCCCATGATACGAGTGAAGAAAGCACCAAACCCCCGAGATATTGTAGTCCAAACAGACGCAGCTTGGAAAGGGGACTCAAGGACGATGGGTTTGGGATGGACAATTAAAACAGGCGAAAGTTTCAATTTTCAATCTGTAAACCGCTTTGTGAACTCACCGCTGGCAGCAGAGGGATTGGCAGCTAGAGAAGCAATCAAGAAATGTAAAGAGCTGGGACTCCGGCGCATTCGTATTGAATCAGACTCTGCTCAACTTATCAAAGCTTTAAACTCGACGATGGACCCGCCAGAGATTTATGGGATAATCACAGATATTAGGATTGTCTGTCTTGCTTTTGAATCTGTTTCCTTTAGTTGGATTCCACGAGCTGGAAATTCTGTTGCTGATGGCCTGGCTAAACATGCTTTGGCTTTGTATCAAGTGGTATAA